Below is a window of Candidatus Trichorickettsia mobilis DNA.
AGACCCTTTGATTAATATTAACTCATCGCCTCCTATTAAATTAGAAAGCTCTTCACATAATAAATCAACATTATCAAAACAAACTGACTCTATAGAATCAGGTAATAAAATTTTTAACCGTTGCATAGTTGGTCCTACTAATATCACTTTTCTTACTCCAGAATCAATAAGTGCAGGAACCACGCTTTCATGTAGTTGAACAGCAGTATCTCCTAGTTCCAGCATATCACCGATTATAGCCATTTTCTTATTGCTCTCAAGCTGCTGCAAATAGCTAAAAGCAGCTTTTAATGATTCGGGATTAGCATTATAATAATCACAAAGCAATCTACATTCTTTTTCTCCAAAACGAGCTTTAATAATTTTGCCGCGCCCAACAGTAAGCTCTATTTGCGATAATTGCATGGCAGCAATGTCTAGATCAAGCTTAAGTAATGAAATTACCATAAAAGCTGCAGCAAAATTTCTAGCATAATGCTCTGGGACAAAAGGTATAGTTACTGTTACCTCAACTCCATTGACCACATATACTAGCCGCACATTTTCTCCTAATTTTTCATAGATTTTAAGTCTGGCATTGGCAGCTTGAGCTTTCCCAAAATTATAAACTGATTTTATATTTAATCGCTCAATATTTAACATCATACGACCATAATACTTGCTATCTAAATTAATTACTGCCGTTCCATTAGCAGTTAAACCCTCAAAGATCTCACATTTTGCATCAACTATATCAAGTACGGAATTAAAGAACTCCAAATGCGCTTCAGATACTGAGGTAATTACTGCAATATCTGGTTTGACTATTTTAGTAAGTTCTCGAATCTCCCCAGCATGATTCATCCCCATTTCAAAAATGGCATATTCGGCATCGTCTGGTTGTGAAGCTAAATTAATAAGTACGCCTAAATAATTATTAAAATTGCCACGACTGGCAAAAACGCATGCCATAGCCCCAAGCATGGTTTTTATCGTATCCTTAGTAGTAGTCTTGCCTACACTACCAGTTACTCCAATAAATTTAGCTTTTGAATGTTGCCGTTTATATATCGCCAATTTATAGAGCGCATCCATTGTATCATCTACCATAATAATTTTGGTTGACGACAACCCTGGTATTGTTTCACTTACGATCGCTGCCGCTGCTCCATGAGCAAAAGCATCTTCAACATAAGCATGCCCATTTCGATTACCTTTTAGCGCAATAAATAAGTCATTTTTTTGGACATCTTGCGAATTAAATTGCACCTGTCCCGTCTTAATAGAATTATCTACCATAACCCCTAAGGCCTCAGATAGCTGACTAGCTGACCAAATCATACACTCCCTCTTAAATTTGTTTTAATTGTTGCTTCTCTATTGCATGATGTTGCATTGTGATGGCTACAGTCTTTGTTCTGAAGTTTTCATATAATAAATTGATTCCTTGTTGCCCAAGCTTGATCCAATGCCCATATGTCCATAAATTGCTATCTGTGTATTCTTCCTTATGCCAACCATTTCCTCTTGCATCCAAACAGTAACCGAACATATTGTGGACAAAAGAAGAGTGTTGCCAAAATTCTAATGTTGCTCTTAAAGCTTTACGTTGAACATCATCATCCGCTTTACCAGTAGAATGAGTCGGTGTTCCACTATCTTGAGTATTAGGGTTAAAAAATACGTTCGGTTTATTAGAAGCTTTATCAATTGACGGGAAGCCAAATTCGGTGAACCATATTGGTTTCATTTCTGGTTTCCAAGAGGTTTTTTTACTTCCTACCCAATGTTCGCTACTCCACCAATGCTTTAAGTTTTTCCAAGCATTCCAAAGCTCATTCCCCCAAGAATGTTTTTGTTCATCTTCTCCAATATAATAATCATAGCCTTCTCCACTTTGCCAACCATGTTTGATCTCTTCAACGCTAATCATTGAGTTGCGTGAGTCAGTCAGGGGAAAATATGCATCGATTCCAACAAAATCTATTGCTTCGCATGCCCATAATGCATCCAGCGGACGCAAAACTCCACCAGCACTATGGTATTCAGACCAATCTGCAGCATAAGTGATCTTGACATCTGCTCCTAATATTGCTTTAACCTCACGGGCAAGTTCAATTAGTTTTTCTATAAAAGGAAATTGGTTATCCGAAGTATGAATTCTAGTAAGCCCAACTAGCTCAGAACCAATAATAAAAGCATCAACTTTACCTTGTACTAATTTAGCGTAATGGATAATAAATTTTCTATATTCTTCATAAAAAGGCTCTACATCTTCTGGAACTCCATCTACACCTATATGTCCACGCCATGGTTTACCAGGCATATCTACCATAATTGATGGATAGAACATAATCTTAAAACCATGATCTTTAGCAGTAGTTAAATAATTTACTACACTTTCATCATTAATCGACCCTCCGTAATTTACTATACTATCCCCATTATGCGAAATTTGATGAGCAGATGTGCGATCATATTCACCCACTCTCCAGTTAGGATCACCACCTTCTTCCAGCGATTTTTCTACTCCTGGACGTATGTGGCAGTTTTTTATGTTGAGAATATCTACAAACCATGCTGCGACAGGAGCAATCCACTTAGTATTAGGAAGCTCTTCTTTGATTTCGTTTAAGCTTTGTATTGCCTTACTTCGTTGTGGATCGAGGATATATTCTCCACATCCAGGAATTATTACTATACCTGGAAGTAATTTTCTAATTATCTCCTCATCTTCATTTGGCAGTCGCATAATTTTAACATTATTTGCTACATTCCCCCAAAGCTCTATATGAGGCTGATTAGTAAATATATTTAGATTCTCTACTTCTGCGCCACCAAAATACTCAATGCCTGCACAGTGCAAAGTGAGATCATTGATTTTGATTTCATG
It encodes the following:
- a CDS encoding UDP-N-acetylmuramoyl-tripeptide--D-alanyl-D-alanine ligase, coding for MIWSASQLSEALGVMVDNSIKTGQVQFNSQDVQKNDLFIALKGNRNGHAYVEDAFAHGAAAAIVSETIPGLSSTKIIMVDDTMDALYKLAIYKRQHSKAKFIGVTGSVGKTTTKDTIKTMLGAMACVFASRGNFNNYLGVLINLASQPDDAEYAIFEMGMNHAGEIRELTKIVKPDIAVITSVSEAHLEFFNSVLDIVDAKCEIFEGLTANGTAVINLDSKYYGRMMLNIERLNIKSVYNFGKAQAANARLKIYEKLGENVRLVYVVNGVEVTVTIPFVPEHYARNFAAAFMVISLLKLDLDIAAMQLSQIELTVGRGKIIKARFGEKECRLLCDYYNANPESLKAAFSYLQQLESNKKMAIIGDMLELGDTAVQLHESVVPALIDSGVRKVILVGPTMQRLKILLPDSIESVCFDNVDLLCEELSNLIGGDELILIKGSRGMRLEKIVSCFKQVHNLIDGVSNAV
- a CDS encoding glycoside hydrolase TIM-barrel-like domain-containing protein, whose translation is MFTVDLEEYRVGDVAILPIDVAEGPIEFDVYSSNDENLEINFLKADTQAVTIDKIIIKLHNLLRLKFVQKAHEIKINDLTLHCAGIEYFGGAEVENLNIFTNQPHIELWGNVANNVKIMRLPNEDEEIIRKLLPGIVIIPGCGEYILDPQRSKAIQSLNEIKEELPNTKWIAPVAAWFVDILNIKNCHIRPGVEKSLEEGGDPNWRVGEYDRTSAHQISHNGDSIVNYGGSINDESVVNYLTTAKDHGFKIMFYPSIMVDMPGKPWRGHIGVDGVPEDVEPFYEEYRKFIIHYAKLVQGKVDAFIIGSELVGLTRIHTSDNQFPFIEKLIELAREVKAILGADVKITYAADWSEYHSAGGVLRPLDALWACEAIDFVGIDAYFPLTDSRNSMISVEEIKHGWQSGEGYDYYIGEDEQKHSWGNELWNAWKNLKHWWSSEHWVGSKKTSWKPEMKPIWFTEFGFPSIDKASNKPNVFFNPNTQDSGTPTHSTGKADDDVQRKALRATLEFWQHSSFVHNMFGYCLDARGNGWHKEEYTDSNLWTYGHWIKLGQQGINLLYENFRTKTVAITMQHHAIEKQQLKQI